TGCGAACTGAGCCGGGCCTTCCCGGGCACCGACTCGCTGACCGTGGTGCCGCAGGTGGTGCCGCTGCCGGCGGTGCGGCTGCCCGGTGAGTACGCCGGCAGCGGCGAGAGCCGGGCCCGCTCGGTGGCGGTGCACGGCGAGGACGACGCGGCGACCCGCGAGTACCGGCGCGGCGACGACCTGCGCCGGGTGCACTGGAAGTCGACCGCGCGCACCGGGGAGCTGATGGTGCGCCGGGAGGAACAGCCCTGGGAGAGCCGCGCGACGGTCCTGCTGGACACCCGGGCGTACGGCCACCAGGGCGACGGCCCGACGGCCAGTTTCGAGTGGGCCGTCTCGGCCGCCGCCAGCATCGCCGTGCACCTGCGTCAGGCCGGTTACAAGCTGCGGCTGGTCACCGGCTCCGGCGCGGACGTGAACGCGACCGAGGGCGCCGGTGACGGTCTGCTCCTCGACCAGCTCGCGGAGGTCCGGCTGGACGAACGCGTCGAGATCACCGCCCTGGTGCAACACGTCCGGCAGCGCTCCGACGGCGGTCTGATCATCGGCGTCTTCGGGTCGCTGAGCACCGCCGAGGCGGAGGTGCTGTCCGGGCTGCGGGCCAACGGCGCCACCTGCGTCTGCTTCCTGCTGGACAGCTCTGCCTGGCTGAACCTGCCGGCGCAGGCCCGGACCGAGGCCGCCCAGGCACACGACACCGCCGCGCTGGCCCTGATGCAGTCCGGCTGGCGGGTGATCGGCGTCGACCACGGCGGCCGGTTGCCGGCGCTCTGGCCGCAGGCCGGCCGGGGCTCGCAGGGTTTCGCCCTGCGGGCCGCGATGGCCGAGACGGTGGCCGGCGGCGTGCGATGAACGGAAGGTCCCTCTCATGATCGCCCATCGGAACCTGGGTCTGGTGGCCGCCGCCGCGACCCTGCTCGCCGCCGCGCCCCTGTCGGCCATCTTCGAACAGTGGACCTGGCTGGTGCAGTCGGTCATCGCGGTGGCCGCGGTGGCCGCCGCGGCGGCCCTGTCCCGGCTCGGCCGGACCCCGCTGTGGGCCCAGATCCTGGCCATGGTCGCCGGCCTCACCCTGGCCCTGACCTGGCTCTTCCCCAGCGGCGAGGAACTGCTCGCGGTGCTGCCCACGCCGGCCACCTTCGGGCACTTCGCCGAGTTGCTCAGCACCTCGGTCGACGACATGCGCTCGCACGGCGTGAAGGTGCCGGACACCGACCCGCTGCTGTTCATCACCGTGCTCGGCGTCGGCGGCGTCGCGGTCCTGGTCGACGTGCTCTGCGTCGGGCTGCGCCGGCCCGCCCTGGCCGGCCTGCCGATGCTGGCCATCTACTCGGTGCCGGTGGCGGTCTACGTGGACAGCGTGCCGCCGCTGCCGTTCGCCGTCGGGGCCGCCGGCTTCCTCTGGCTGCTGGTCACCGACAACGTCGACCGGGTCCGGCGGTTCGGCCGGCGGTTCACCGGGGACGGCCGCGACGTCGACGTCTGGGAGGCGTCCCCGCTGGCCGCCGCCGGACGGCGGCTGGCCGTGGTGGGCCTGGCGCTGGCCGTCCTGGTGCCGCTGGCCGTACCGGGCATGACCTCCGGCCTGATGAACAACCTGAACTCCGGCGTCGGCAGCGGTCTGGGCGGGCAGGGCTTCGGCGGCGCGCCCGGCCGCGTCGACCTGTTCGCCGCGCTCAGCGGCACGCTGAACCAGTCCGAGACCACCGACCTGGTCACCGTGACCACCACCGAGGAGGAGCCGTTCTATCTGCGCTTCGGCGTCGCCGACGAGCTGCGCGGCGACGGCTTCCGGGTACGCGGACCGAACGGCAGCCGGGTCACCGGTGAGCTGCCCGACCCGTCGGAGCAGCAGGTACGGGGGGTCGAGCGGACCCGGCACCGGGCCACCGTCGAGGTGACCCGGGCCCTGGCCATGCCGCTGATGCCGGTGTACGCCGAGCCGGTCGACTTCACCGACCTGAACCGGAACTGGTTCTACGACCAGGACCTGCAGGTGGTCTTCTCGAACCGGGAGAACTCCCGGGAGAAGTCGTACTCGTTCGACTACGTCCGTTCGACGTACACGCCGCAGGCCCTGCGCGCGGCCCGGGCGTTGTCCGCCGACGACCCCCGCCGGGTCCAGCAGACCGTCACCCCCGACGTGCCCGAGGTGCGGACCCTGGTCGCCGACCTGATCCGGGGCAAGCGCACCGAGTACGACAAGGTGCGCGCGATCTACGACTACTTCTCCGAGGAGAACGGCTTCACCTACCAGCTCAGCACCGAACAGGGCACCAGCGGGCAGGAGATCCTCGACTTCCTGGAGAACAAGGCCGGCTACTGCCAGCAGTACGCGGCGGCGCTGGCCTGGATGGTCCGCGACGCCGGCATCCCCGCCCGGGTGGCCTTCGGGTTCACCAACGGCAGC
Above is a window of Verrucosispora sp. NA02020 DNA encoding:
- a CDS encoding DUF58 domain-containing protein codes for the protein MRDGLRGLTTRGRSFLAAALAAAVSAGILGEKDLLRVAVLLAVLPLLAALYVGRSRYKLACHRSLDPHRVPVGATARMVLRLQNLSRLPTGTLLLEDRLPYALGSRPRVVLERLGAHQASSVAYTVRADVRGRYEVGPLVVRMTDPFGLCELSRAFPGTDSLTVVPQVVPLPAVRLPGEYAGSGESRARSVAVHGEDDAATREYRRGDDLRRVHWKSTARTGELMVRREEQPWESRATVLLDTRAYGHQGDGPTASFEWAVSAAASIAVHLRQAGYKLRLVTGSGADVNATEGAGDGLLLDQLAEVRLDERVEITALVQHVRQRSDGGLIIGVFGSLSTAEAEVLSGLRANGATCVCFLLDSSAWLNLPAQARTEAAQAHDTAALALMQSGWRVIGVDHGGRLPALWPQAGRGSQGFALRAAMAETVAGGVR
- a CDS encoding DUF3488 and transglutaminase-like domain-containing protein — encoded protein: MIAHRNLGLVAAAATLLAAAPLSAIFEQWTWLVQSVIAVAAVAAAAALSRLGRTPLWAQILAMVAGLTLALTWLFPSGEELLAVLPTPATFGHFAELLSTSVDDMRSHGVKVPDTDPLLFITVLGVGGVAVLVDVLCVGLRRPALAGLPMLAIYSVPVAVYVDSVPPLPFAVGAAGFLWLLVTDNVDRVRRFGRRFTGDGRDVDVWEASPLAAAGRRLAVVGLALAVLVPLAVPGMTSGLMNNLNSGVGSGLGGQGFGGAPGRVDLFAALSGTLNQSETTDLVTVTTTEEEPFYLRFGVADELRGDGFRVRGPNGSRVTGELPDPSEQQVRGVERTRHRATVEVTRALAMPLMPVYAEPVDFTDLNRNWFYDQDLQVVFSNRENSREKSYSFDYVRSTYTPQALRAARALSADDPRRVQQTVTPDVPEVRTLVADLIRGKRTEYDKVRAIYDYFSEENGFTYQLSTEQGTSGQEILDFLENKAGYCQQYAAALAWMVRDAGIPARVAFGFTNGSRRTADTLTLTNRNLHAWTEVYFDQIGWVPFDATPTYGVPGSARSAWAPDVDAPEDNTPQTDATEAPDADDPSAGPDAGPDQFQEGDDPAVGAAPGAPTQQAPRWPWLLAVGVLALLALLAVPALRRLALRHRRGRPAPVIRTVDATEATATGEHRPAVSVGADPDRARADAHAAWDELLDTLVDFRIRVDRTETPRATADRLVREALAPDTGAGTAARLLGRAEERARYARDPLTGEPLPTALRTVRGALAERADRRTRLMATVLPPSVLQRWRTTVADTSSRLVNSGGQVRHRLLRFSPRRLIANRASR